The following coding sequences are from one Triticum dicoccoides isolate Atlit2015 ecotype Zavitan chromosome 4A, WEW_v2.0, whole genome shotgun sequence window:
- the LOC119289450 gene encoding aspartyl protease family protein 2-like yields the protein MSMKLAACSLLLPLVLAALLHPADVVAVGDGTPDRGGGGFSLRLVPSHGWNRSIHVDDDGFVHLNEHPTTALRPPMHTQIGGKYSVVTTVGTGAGRRTYVLALDMTSSELWMQCKPVQKPFAQQPPPFERAKSPSFRHVPGNSRLCLPPAHGHRPTVQDPCKFRSFGLNGTDARGVLSNETLAFAAAGQEAEVAGVVIGCTHSSDGFNFNSHGVLAGVLGLGRQAPSLIWTLGQHRHVAVQVHRFSYCLPSHGSPDHHTFLRFGDDIPHTQHMVSTKILYTSFTTSRDFSAYFVSLTGVSVGGRQLDLEHIGELFKRHIHGGRWTGGCAFDAGTAAMVMVAPAYEKLKDAVLEHLKPLGVPTVSRVEYHLCFRTTSQLWQHLPTVTLQFAEPEARLVLPPQRLFVAVGHDICLAVVRSNDITIIGAMQQVDKRFVYDVRDGRIYFAPENGCHADAGHQI from the coding sequence ATGTCCATGAAGCTCGCCGCGTgctctctcctccttcctctagTGCTTGCGGCGCTCCTCCACCCGGCTGATGTCGTCGCTGTAGGTGATGGCACACCAGACCGCGGTGGCGGTGGCTTCAGCCTGCGGCTGGTACCCAGCCACGGCTGGAACCGTAGCATCCACGTCGACGACGACGGCTTCGTGCACCTGAATGAGCACCCCACCACCGCGCTTCGGCCGCCCATGCACACACAAATTGGGGGCAAGTACAGCGTCGTCACCACCGTTGGGACGGGAGCGGGACGACGCACGTACGTCCTCGCGCTGGATATGACCAGCAGCGAACTGTGGATGCAGTGCAAGCCGGTCCAAAAGCCTTTCGCACAGCAGCCGCCGCCCTTCGAGCGTGCCAAGTCGCCGTCGTTCCGCCATGTACCGGGCAACAGCAGGTTATGCTTGCCGCCCGCTCATGGGCATCGGCCCACAGTTCAAGACCCATGCAAGTTTCGTAGCTTCGGACTTAACGGCACCGATGCGAGAGGCGTCCTGAGCAACGAGaccttggccttcgcggccgccggccaggaggcggAGGTTGCTGGCGTCGTCATTGGCTGCACGCACAGCAGCGACGGCTTCAACTTCAACAGCCACGGAGTGCTCGCCGGGGTGCTCGGCCTGGGAAGGCAGGCCCCGTCGCTCATCTGGACGCTCGGCCAACACAGGCATGTTGCCGTGCAAGTGCATCGCTTCTCTTACTGCCTCCCTAGCCACGGCTCGCCGGACCACCACACCTTTCTTCGGTTCGGCGACGACATCCCACACACCCAACACATGGTGAGCACCAAGATCTTGTACACGAGCTTCACCACTAGCCGAGATTTCAGCGCCTACTTCGTCTCCCTCACGGGCGTCAGCGTCGGCGGGCGGCAGCTGGACCTGGAGCATATCGGGGAGCTGTTCAAGCGCCACATCCATGGTGGCAGGTGGACCGGCGGATGCGCATTCGATGCTGGGACTGCGGCAATGGTGATGGTAGCGCCCGCTTACGAAAAGCTCAAGGACGCCGTGTTGGAGCACCTCAAGCCGCTCGGGGTGCCAACCGTGTCCCGCGTCGAGTACCACCTCTGCTTCCGCACGACATCgcagctctggcagcacctgcccacGGTGACGCTGCAGTTCGCCGAGCCTGAAGCGCGGCTCGTACTGCCGCCACAACGGCTGTTCGTCGCAGTGGGGCACGACATCTGCCTCGCCGTGGTGCGGAgcaacgacatcaccatcatcgGCGCCATGCAGCAAGTGGACAAGCGCTTTGTCTACGATGTTAGAGATGGCAGGATCTACTTCGCCCCTGAGAATGGATGCCATGCAGACGCCGGCCACCAGATTTAA